One genomic region from Deltaproteobacteria bacterium encodes:
- a CDS encoding enoyl-CoA hydratase has product MSEQVLLIERSEGVATITLNRPGNRNALNSALRGALLRAFRDLEKDGSVRAAILTGAGKAFCAGLDLKEMGERGPGGNNTEAPAGGVQYGLVETIERYPHPVIGAINGFAITGGFELALACDVLVGCPETRFADTHARVGILPGWGLSQKLSRVLGPTRAKMVSFTGNFISADEAEHWGLLARLVPTDQLMPTCRQLARDMLSCVPGAVEGYKRMIDDGYATNYGDARALEVKLSNEHVRGVSAKDIAERRAGVISRGRSQTA; this is encoded by the coding sequence ATGTCCGAACAGGTCCTCCTGATCGAGCGCAGCGAAGGCGTCGCGACGATCACGCTGAATCGCCCGGGGAACCGCAACGCGCTGAACTCGGCGCTGCGCGGCGCGCTGCTGCGCGCCTTCCGCGACCTCGAGAAGGACGGATCGGTGCGCGCGGCGATTCTCACCGGCGCGGGCAAGGCGTTCTGTGCCGGCCTCGACCTGAAGGAGATGGGCGAGCGCGGGCCTGGGGGGAACAACACCGAGGCGCCGGCCGGCGGCGTGCAGTACGGCCTCGTCGAGACGATCGAGCGTTACCCGCACCCGGTGATCGGCGCGATCAACGGCTTCGCGATCACCGGCGGCTTCGAGCTCGCGCTCGCCTGCGACGTGCTCGTGGGCTGCCCCGAGACGCGCTTCGCCGACACCCACGCGCGAGTCGGCATTTTGCCCGGCTGGGGCCTCTCGCAGAAGCTGTCGCGCGTGCTCGGCCCCACGCGCGCGAAGATGGTCTCGTTCACCGGCAACTTCATCAGCGCCGACGAGGCCGAGCACTGGGGCCTGCTTGCCCGCCTCGTACCGACCGACCAGCTCATGCCCACGTGCCGCCAGCTCGCAAGGGACATGCTCTCGTGCGTGCCCGGCGCGGTGGAGGGCTACAAGCGCATGATCGACGACGGCTACGCGACCAACTACGGCGACGCGCGCGCGCTCGAGGTGAAGCTGTCGAACGAGCACGTCCGTGGCGTCTCGGCGAAAGACATCGCCGAGCGGCGCGCGGGCGTGATCTCGCGGGGCCGCTCGCAGACGGCGTAA